The proteins below are encoded in one region of Lactuca sativa cultivar Salinas chromosome 3, Lsat_Salinas_v11, whole genome shotgun sequence:
- the LOC128132807 gene encoding uncharacterized protein LOC128132807, translating into FEQQWLSITFSKAIFLGNGLVAILAGLFGNLLVGSLAMGPVAPFDAASIFLAIGMAIIISSWTKNYGDSSESKDLMTQFRGAAVAIASDEKIALLGAIQSLFEGSMYTFVFLWTPALSLNGEDIPHGFIFATFMLSSMLGSYLASRLLAHTLTYIDIVLCCVCVVDFVEEK; encoded by the exons TTTGAGCAACAATGGCTATCAATTACGTTCTCTAAGGCAATATTTCTTGGGAATGGACTGGTTGCCATTTTAGCTGGTTTATTTGGAAATCTTTTAGTTGGTTCATTGGCCATGGGACCTGTTGCTCCATTTGATGCAGCTTCAATCTTTCTTGCCATTGGAATGGCCATCATCATATCATCATGGACTAAAAATTATGGTGACTCATCAGAAAGCAAAGATCTAATGACCCAATTCAGGGGTGCTGCTGTTGCAATTGCATCAG ATGAAAAGATAGCATTATTGGGTGCAATACAATCTTTATTCGAGGGTTCAATGTACACTTTTGTGTTTCTATGGACACCTGCTTTAAGCCTAAATGGTGAAGACATTCCACATGGTTTCATTTTTGCTACTTTCATGTTATCTTCCATGTTAGGAAGCTATTTAGCTTCTCGGTTATTAGCACACACACTAACATACATTGATAttgtgttgtgttgtgtgtgtgt TGTAGATTTTGTCGAAGAGAAATGA